A DNA window from Mytilus edulis chromosome 14, xbMytEdul2.2, whole genome shotgun sequence contains the following coding sequences:
- the LOC139503072 gene encoding E3 ubiquitin-protein ligase TRIM45-like yields the protein MALEKHILCGPCLFDDVTKDAGKWCTNCEEGLCEDCENVHRKGKTTRNHKVISINDYHKIEHVSISQTCVHHGENLEWFCKSHDEVLCIVCVPSKHKACSDVIPISANSANSRQSTALSDLEETIEGSLRKVKQCIKNRESATKEIEKQEQAVKTMVLETRTKINGQLDRLQEKLLLELRSTSHNCKSKYIKILRKLKSTEEMLTKLGEQTLHMKQFSSDIQVFLGTREVNKQIENEIESIKDVIAAAKDYELKVTVHSIVKQLSKEVAEFGQIRVSERSIKFAFRDPKIDQAQNRINVSTSRNISDIKLQLTQSFQMKMDNEIDITGCVILPNGHLLMASYKQNPLIEYSGTGEHVRDIPVSSTILL from the coding sequence ATGGCTTTagaaaaacatatattatgtGGTCCGTGTCTGTTTGATGACGTTACGAAGGATGCAGGGAAATGGTGCACAAATTGTGAAGAAGGATTATGTGAAGATTGTGAAAACGTTCACAGAAAAGGCAAAACCACAAGAAACCATAAGGTTATTTCAATAAACGATTATCATAAGATTGAACATGTTTCAATCTCCCAAACTTGTGTGCATCATGGAGAAAACCTGGAGTGGTTCTGTAAAAGTCACGACGAAGTCCTTTGTATTGTTTGTGTCCCGTCAAAACACAAGGCATGTTCTGATGTTATACCAATAAGTGCTAACTCAGCAAATTCAAGACAATCAACTGCATTATCTGACCTAGAAGAGACGATTGAGGGCAGTCTGCGAAAGGTTAAACAATGCATCAAGAATCGTGAATCTGCTACAAAGGAAATCGAAAAGCAAGAACAGGCTGTAAAAACCATGGTTCTTGAAACAAGAACGAAAATAAACGGCCAACTAGACAGGCTACAGGAGAAATTGTTACTAGAACTAAGATCAACATCTCACAAttgtaaatcaaaatatataaaaatcctTCGGAAACTAAAATCAACAGAAGAAATGCTTACAAAACTAGGAGAACAAACACTTCACATGAAACAATTTTCGTCTGACATACAAGTGTTTCTTGGAACGCGTGAGGTCAATAAACAGATTGAAAACGAGATAGAATCAATCAAGGATGTAATAGCTGCTGCCAAGGATTATGAATTGAAAGTAACTGTTCATAGTATAGTCAAACAATTATCAAAGGAAGTTGCAGAGTTTGGACAAATAAGGGTTTCTGAAAGGTCCATCAAGTTTGCTTTTAGAGACCCCAAAATTGACCAAGCTCAGAATAGGATCAACGTATCAACATCAAGAAACATATCCGACATAAAACTTCAATTAACTCAATCATTTCAAATGAAGATGGACAATGAAATTGATATTACAGGCTGCGTCATATTGCCTAATGGTCATTTATTGATGGCAAGTTACAAGCAAAATCCTTTAATAGAGTACAGTGGCACAGGTGAACATGTCCGTGACATTCCAGTTTCTAGCACGATATTGCTGTGA